A section of the Procambarus clarkii isolate CNS0578487 chromosome 38, FALCON_Pclarkii_2.0, whole genome shotgun sequence genome encodes:
- the LOC123771877 gene encoding LOW QUALITY PROTEIN: uncharacterized protein (The sequence of the model RefSeq protein was modified relative to this genomic sequence to represent the inferred CDS: deleted 4 bases in 4 codons), whose amino-acid sequence MVMLRGYLYVDLIEAENLPDCDTAFFNIDPKDTSDAFAQIKIGHCVLCKTAFINNDLSPKWQESHRIPICHHADKLQIQVLDKDHFDAGLLGEVIIRPEDLMDGETLEGWYPLSGSDGRIKLKMNYVPKEMIEATFEVPDCYFKLREGCKVTLYQDAHCPPLPIYEGIPTADAEVFNPPCAWVDLYKAVNGAQRFIYVTGWSVYTETVLVRDDCDCEDGKGESFGELLKRKADEGVRILVMIWNEKMSTDLTVGFMGTHDEETRIFFQDSDVEVAVVPRVRTFEGMASFFQDQFSQTCYTHHQKTVILDCPPIDGEDLPRIQAFIGGLDITDGRYDTPEHELFGTIQTLHQGDFYNGVATVTSEVGPREPWHDIHCRLEGPIALDVLANFTERWRKQVHDRESRLLPISEEMFALEAPVIGEDDELWSAQIFRSISSDSALFSFDRFSTIPKRRGKYVDDSIHRAYIHQIRRADSFLYIENQYFLGSAYNWDEEQNTKAYHLIPLEITQRILEKINAGEYMAVYVLMPMFPEGDPASGPVQEILHWQHRTMQMMYRAIAEAIEANELGTHPRDYLSFFCLGKGECPDDIPEDLTPPEPGTPASVLRETARLMIYVHSKMMIVDDDYIIVGSANINQRSMGGTRDSEIAVGCFQPLHTREVSGQPQGSISKFRLALWAEHLGGVSEIHMNPGSIECMQAVNEMADNNWSVYSSDEPCKIEGHLMRYPVEVGQDGSVTALEGSENFPDTAASILGAPNFLPNKLTT is encoded by the exons ATGGTAATGTTAAGGGGATATCTCTATGTTGATCTTATTGAAGCAGAGAATTTGCCAGACTGTGACACAGCATTCTTCAATATTGATCCTAAAGATACTTCAGATGCCTTTGCTCAGATAAAAATAGGACATTGTGTTCTTTGTAAGACAGCTTTTATCAACAATGACCTTTCACCCAAGTGGCAGGAATCGCATAGAATTCCTATATGCCATCATGCTGATAAGCTGCAAATTCAGGTTTTGGACAAAGATCATTTTGATGCTGGACTGCTTGGAGAGGTCATCATCAGGCCAGAAGATCTTATGGATGGCGAGACCTTAGAAGGATGGTATCCACTGTCTGGCAGTGATGGTCGTATCAAGCTTAAAATGAATTATGTTCCTAAAGAAATGATT GAGGCAACATTTGAGGTTCCTGATTGCTACTTCAAATTACGAGAAGGTTGCAAAGTTACTCTGTATCAAGATGCACACTGTCCACCTCTTCCCATTTATGAGGGCATCCCAACAGCTGATGCTGAAGTTTTTAATCCACCCTGTGCTTGGGTTGATTTGTATAAAGCAGTGAATGGTGCTCAAAGATTTATATATGTTACTGGTTGGAGTGTGTATACA GAAACTGTCCTAGTAAGAGATGACTGTGATTGTGAAGATGGCAAGGGGGAATCCTTTGGTGAACTACTGAAAAGAAAAGCAGATGAAGGTGTACGTATATTGGTGATGATCTGGAATGAGAAAATGAGTACAGATTTAACAGTGGGATTTATGGGTACTCATGAC GAAGAAACAAGGATATTCTTTCAAGATTCTGATGTTGAAGTAGCTGTAGTCCCTAGAGTACGT ACTTTCGAGGGAATGGCATCTTTCTTTCAAGACCAGTTTTCTCAAACATGTTATACGCATCACCAAAAAACGGTCATCCTTGATTGCCCTCCTATAGATGGTGAAGATTTACCAAGAATTCAAGCTTTTATTGGAGGACTTGATATTACTGATGGCAGATATGATACACCAGAACATGAGCTTTTCGGTACAATTCAGACCCTTCATCAAGGGGACTTTTATAATGGTGTTGCAACAGTCACCAGTGAAGTTGGCCCTCGTGAACCTTGGCATGATATTCATTGTCGTTTAGAGGGGCCTATAGCTTTAGATGTTCTTGCAAATTTTACTGAACGATGGAGAAAACAGGTCCATGACAGAGAGTCTCGCCTCCTTCCCATTTCAGAAGAAATGTTTGCATTAGAAGCACCAGTAATTGGTGAAGACGATGAACTATGGAGTGCGCAGATTTTCAGGTCGATTTCATCAGACTCTGCTCTTTTTAGCTTTGATAGATTTTCAACTATTCCAAAGAGAAGGGGTAAATATGTTGATGACAGTATCCATCGAGCATACATTCATCAGATTCGACGAGCAGACAGTTTTCTATATATTGAAAATCAGTATTTTCTTGGATCGGCTTATAACTGGGATGAAGAACAAAATACAAAGGCTTACCACTTAATTCCGCTGGAAATTACTCAGCGCATTCTGGAGAAGATAAATGCCGGAGAATATATGGCAGTGTATGTTCTAATGCCTATGTTCCCTGAAGGAGACCCAGCAAGTGGCCCTGTTCAAGAAATTCTTCACTGGCAGCATCGCACCATGCAGATGATGTATCGTGCTATAGCTGAAGCTATTGAAGCAAATGAGCTAGGCACTCATCCAAGAGACTACCTCTCATTCTTCTGTCTAGGAAAAGGTGAATGTCCTGATGATATCCCTGAAGATCTGACTCCACCTGAGCCAGGCACTCCAGCTTCTGTACTTCGGGAAACTGCAAGACTTATGATTTATGTGCACTCAAAAATGATGATTGTCGATGATGACTATATCATTGTTGGCTCTGCAAACATCAATCAGCGAAGCATGGGTGGCACTAGAGACTCTGAAATAGCAGTAGGATGCTTTCAGCCACTGCACACACGAGAAGTGAGTGGCCAGCCACAAGGATCAATTTCTAAATTCAGGTTGGCACTTTGGGCGGAGCACCTGGGAGGTGTCAGTGAAATTCACATGAATCCAGGTTCAATTGAATGCATGCAAGCTGTTAATGAAATGGCAGATAATAATTGGAGTGTCTATTCATCTGATGAGCCTTGTAAAATTGAGGGCCATTTGATGCGATATCCAGTTGAAGTTGGTCAGGATGGATCAGTAACAGCCTTGGAAGGTTCAGAAAACTTCCCAGATACTGCAGCTTCAATTCTTGGAGCTCCAAACTTCTTGCCAAATAAACTGACAACGTAA
- the LOC123771876 gene encoding uncharacterized protein yields MAMLRGYLYVDLIEAENLPDCDTAFFNIDPKDTSDAFAQIKIGHCVLCKTAVINNDLSPKWQESHRIPICHSSDKLQIQVLDKDHFDAGLLGEVIIRPEDLMDGETLEGWYPLSGSDGRIKLKMNYVPKEMIEATFEVPDCYFKLREGCKVTLYQDAHCPPLPIYEGIPTADGEVFNPPCAWVDLYKAVNGAQRFIYVTGWSVYTETVLVRDDCDCEDGKGESFGELLKRKADEGVRVLVMIWNEKMSTDLTVGFMGTHDEETRIFFQDSDVEVAVVPRVRCFEGMASFFQNQFSQTCYTHHQKTVILDCPPIDGEDLPRIQAFIGGLDITDGRYDTPEHELFRTIQTLHQGDFYNGVATVTSEVGPREPWHDIHCRLEGPIALDVLANFTERWRKQVHDRESRLLPISEEMFALEAPVTGEEDELWSAQIFRSISSDSAHFSFSRFSTIPKRRGKYVDDSIHRAYIHQIRRADSFLYIENQYFLGSAYNWDEEQSTKAYHLIPLEITQRILEKINAGEYMAVYILVPMFPEGDPASGPVQEILHWQHRTMQMMYRAIAEAIEANELGTHPRDYLSFFCLGKGECPDDIPEDLTPPEPGTPASVLRENARLMIYVHSKMMIVDDDYIIVGSANINQRSMGGTRDSEIAVGCFQPLHTREVSGQPQGSISKFRLALWAEHLGGVSEIHMNPGSIECMQAVNEMADNNWNVYSSDEPCKIEGHLMRYPVEVGQDGSVTALEGSENFPDTAAPVLGAPNYLPNKLTT; encoded by the coding sequence ATGGCAATGTTAAGGGGATATCTGTATGTTGATCTTATTGAAGCAGAGAATTTGCCTGACTGTGACACAGCATTCTTCAATATTGATCCTAAAGACACTTCAGATGCTTTTGCTCAGATAAAAATAGGACATTGCGTCCTTTGCAAGACAGCCGTTATTAACAATGACCTTTCACCAAAGTGGCAGGAATCACATAGAATTCCTATATGCCATTCTTCTGATAAGCTGCAAATTCAAGTTTTGGACAAAGATCATTTTGATGCTGGACTGCTTGGGGAGGTCATCATCAGGCCAGAAGATCTTATGGATGGCGAGACCTTAGAAGGATGGTATCCACTGTCTGGCAGTGATGGTCGTATCAAGCTTAAAATGAATTATGTTCCTAAAGAAATGATTGAGGCAACATTTGAGGTTCCTGATTGCTACTTCAAATTACGAGAAGGTTGCAAAGTTACTCTGTATCAGGATGCACACTGTCCACCTCTTCCCATTTATGAGGGCATCCCAACAGCTGATGGCGAAGTTTTTAATCCACCCTGTGCTTGGGTTGACTTGTATAAAGCAGTGAATGGTGCTCAAAGATTTATATATGTTACTGGTTGGAGTGTGTATACAGAAACTGTCCTAGTAAGAGATGACTGTGATTGTGAAGATGGCAAGGGGGAATCCTTTGGTGAACTACTGAAAAGAAAGGCAGATGAAGGTGTACGTGTATTGGTGATGATCTGGAATGAGAAAATGAGTACAGATTTAACAGTGGGGTTTATGGGTACTCATGACGAAGAGACACGGATATTCTTTCAAGATTCTGATGTTGAAGTAGCAGTAGTCCCTAGAGTACGTTGCTTTGAGGGAATGGCATCTTTCTTTCAAAATCAGTTTTCTCAAACATGTTATACGCATCATCAAAAGACAGTCATCCTTGATTGCCCTCCTATAGATGGTGAAGATTTGCCAAGAATTCAAGCTTTTATTGGAGGACTTGATATTACTGATGGCAGATATGATACACCAGAACATGAGCTTTTCAGAACAATTCAGACCCTTCATCAAGGGGACTTTTATAATGGTGTTGCAACAGTCACCAGTGAAGTTGGCCCTCGTGAACCTTGGCATGATATTCATTGTCGTTTAGAGGGGCCTATAGCTTTAGATGTTCTTGCAAATTTTACTGAACGATGGAGAAAACAGGTCCATGACAGAGAGTCTCGCCTCCTTCCTATTTCAGAAGAAATGTTTGCATTGGAAGCTCCAGTAACTGGTGAAGAAGACGAATTATGGAGTGCACAGATTTTCAGGTCGATTTCATCAGACTCTGCTCATTTTAGCTTTAGTAGATTTTCAACTATTCCAAAGAGAAGGGGTAAATATGTTGATGACAGTATCCATCGAGCATACATTCATCAGATTCGACGAGCAGACAGTTTTCTATATATTGAAAATCAGTATTTTCTTGGATCGGCTTATAACTGGGATGAAGAACAAAGTACTAAGGCTTACCACTTAATTCCGCTGGAAATTACTCAGCGTATTCTGGAGAAGATAAATGCCGGAGAATATATGGCGGTGTATATACTAGTGCCTATGTTCCCTGAAGGAGACCCAGCAAGTGGGCCTGTTCAAGAAATTCTTCACTGGCAGCATCGCACCATGCAGATGATGTATCGTGCTATAGCTGAAGCTATTGAAGCAAATGAGCTAGGCACTCATCCAAGAGACTACCTCTCATTCTTCTGTCTAGGAAAAGGTGAATGTCCTGATGATATTCCTGAAGATCTGACTCCACCTGAGCCAGGCACTCCAGCTTCTGTACTTCGGGAAAATGCAAGACTTATGATTTATGTGCACTCAAAAATGATGATTGTCGATGATGACTACATCATTGTTGGCTCTGCAAACATCAATCAGCGGAGCATGGGTGGCACTAGAGACTCTGAAATAGCAGTAGGATGCTTTCAGCCACTGCACACACGAGAAGTAAGTGGCCAGCCACAAGGATCAATTTCTAAATTCAGGTTGGCACTTTGGGCAGAGCACCTGGGAGGTGTCAGTGAAATTCACATGAATCCAGGTTCAATTGAATGCATGCAAGCTGTTAATGAAATGGCAGATAATAATTGGAATGTGTATTCATCTGATGAGCCTTGTAAAATTGAGGGCCATTTGATGCGATATCCAGTTGAGGTTGGTCAGGACGGATCAGTAACAGCCTTGGAAGGTTCAGAAAACTTCCCAGATACTGCAGCTCCAGTTCTTGGAGCTCCAAACTACTTGCCAAATAAGTTGACAACGTAA